One stretch of Paenibacillus sp. FSL R5-0341 DNA includes these proteins:
- a CDS encoding ArsR family transcriptional regulator — translation MIKANGEPQFLPLYEALASEVRWRIMDMIADREKNVKDIAAALELSPSIVTMHIRKLEDAGLIGSRRVRINGGTHKLCYLKQNQIEIELPSANQTSRTKEQTISVGHYTAFDIHPTCGLGTLEKEIGIWDDPRYFLDPERVHAAILWFGKGYVEYKTPNFVLPDQTTDAIEISMELASEAPGLRDHWPSDIRFTFNGVSLGTWTSPADFGRAARGKYTPDWWHRNVNQYGLLKTIRIDASGTYMDDERMSDITLADIKLSEPFWTLRFTVDEESPNVGGLTIYGAGFGNHDQDIVIRVLG, via the coding sequence ATGATCAAAGCAAATGGGGAGCCCCAGTTCCTCCCTTTATATGAGGCGCTGGCAAGCGAGGTCAGATGGAGAATCATGGACATGATTGCAGATCGCGAAAAAAATGTGAAGGATATTGCGGCAGCATTAGAGCTCAGCCCCTCCATTGTCACGATGCATATTCGCAAACTGGAGGATGCGGGCTTAATCGGGAGCAGACGAGTTCGGATTAACGGAGGAACACACAAATTATGTTACCTCAAGCAAAATCAGATTGAGATCGAGCTGCCATCGGCAAATCAAACTTCACGAACCAAAGAGCAGACAATATCCGTTGGGCACTACACTGCTTTTGATATTCACCCTACCTGTGGGCTAGGCACACTTGAGAAAGAAATCGGGATATGGGACGATCCACGTTACTTCCTTGATCCTGAGCGGGTACACGCCGCGATCCTGTGGTTTGGGAAAGGTTATGTAGAATATAAAACACCTAACTTTGTACTTCCTGATCAGACAACTGATGCTATTGAGATTTCGATGGAACTGGCTTCTGAAGCTCCTGGATTGCGGGATCATTGGCCTTCGGATATTCGTTTCACTTTCAATGGTGTTTCTCTTGGAACGTGGACAAGCCCTGCCGACTTTGGCAGAGCAGCGCGCGGCAAATATACACCAGATTGGTGGCATCGCAATGTGAATCAGTATGGATTATTGAAGACCATCCGCATTGATGCCTCCGGTACGTATATGGATGATGAGCGGATGTCGGATATTACTCTTGCGGATATTAAGCTTAGCGAACCGTTCTGGACGCTTCGTTTTACGGTTGACGAGGAAAGCCCCAACGTAGGCGGTCTAACGATCTATGGTGCCGGTTTCGGTAACCATGATCAGGATATTGTTATTCGTGTACTAGGGTAA
- a CDS encoding metallophosphoesterase family protein, with translation MKVAILTDIHGNAPALQAVLADMDSRGDIEYTFCLGDMIGIGPHSNEVIEMLYSRENLIAITGNHEEAVLSLLQNKGPLEGHKGIAEHHEWIGRHLSAESIKRIQALPKFVEKEVEGRRFLLTHYHMNNDKLDVIDKDPSGIKLDARYQDTAHDLVCFGHHHILHYYKTDQRIYLNPGALGCNDLAIARYGIVDLQDEGIDVKFIGVPYDNREYLQSYERLNVPDRAFLLKAFHGNQLEREYGGDSERS, from the coding sequence ATGAAGGTTGCCATCTTAACCGATATTCATGGGAATGCTCCAGCGCTTCAAGCGGTACTGGCTGATATGGATTCCAGAGGAGACATTGAGTATACGTTTTGTTTGGGGGATATGATCGGTATTGGCCCTCACTCCAATGAAGTGATCGAGATGTTGTACAGCCGTGAGAATTTGATAGCGATTACAGGAAATCACGAAGAAGCCGTATTGAGTTTGCTCCAAAATAAGGGGCCATTAGAAGGGCATAAAGGCATAGCCGAGCATCATGAATGGATTGGTCGACATCTAAGTGCGGAATCGATCAAGAGAATACAAGCTCTACCGAAATTCGTTGAAAAAGAGGTAGAAGGACGTCGGTTCCTTCTAACTCACTATCACATGAACAACGACAAGCTGGATGTCATCGATAAAGATCCATCCGGGATCAAATTGGACGCAAGGTATCAGGATACGGCCCATGATTTGGTTTGTTTTGGTCATCATCATATTCTTCATTATTATAAGACAGATCAACGAATCTATCTGAATCCGGGCGCTTTAGGCTGTAACGATCTTGCCATTGCCAGATACGGTATCGTGGATCTCCAAGATGAGGGAATTGATGTGAAATTCATTGGCGTTCCATATGACAACAGGGAATATCTGCAATCGTATGAACGATTGAACGTTCCGGATCGGGCTTTTCTTTTGAAGGCATTCCATGGGAATCAGTTGGAGAGAGAGTATGGGGGGGACAGTGAGCGTTCTTAG
- a CDS encoding GNAT family N-acetyltransferase: MGLTEWSTDILQYDLSDEYSIRKADFAEWGLYCTVYYDMRYVGFFREEEFSSSKISAYWIYKGESKIGGVRMEPNRMYHLFFIPPFQQCFEVLKLLKHKLLQWSDRTKRILTFEILPDQVDLYARAGFWPVEFRCRWMQRPTDHFEIEWDSRVTVKSPEIIESETGTRKYVNEDEISQCDLESFAGSLEATRRNKTSLADFIPDEDPNYTNEILTQASTLVYDKETGQLIANCRLCLQDNQAAVYSIGVRPAYRGRGLATLMLQRALNALKGQYPVLRLYVMQGNDAESGYLNLGFIAGVQEIQTMYIPEEESQ; the protein is encoded by the coding sequence ATGGGTTTAACGGAGTGGTCTACAGATATTCTCCAATATGATCTGTCGGATGAATATTCAATTCGCAAAGCTGATTTTGCCGAATGGGGATTATATTGCACGGTTTATTATGATATGCGTTATGTCGGATTTTTCAGGGAAGAAGAGTTCAGTTCTTCCAAGATCAGTGCGTACTGGATTTACAAGGGGGAAAGCAAAATAGGCGGCGTGAGAATGGAGCCTAACCGGATGTATCATTTGTTTTTTATCCCGCCATTCCAGCAGTGCTTTGAGGTATTGAAGCTTCTGAAGCATAAATTATTACAGTGGTCCGATCGCACCAAACGCATTCTGACCTTTGAGATTCTTCCAGACCAAGTAGATCTATACGCAAGAGCTGGATTCTGGCCAGTGGAGTTCAGATGTCGGTGGATGCAGCGGCCTACAGATCATTTTGAGATCGAGTGGGACAGCAGGGTAACCGTGAAGAGTCCAGAGATTATTGAAAGTGAAACCGGCACCAGAAAATATGTGAATGAAGATGAAATTTCTCAATGTGACCTGGAGAGTTTTGCAGGAAGTCTTGAAGCTACACGAAGAAATAAAACCTCCCTTGCAGACTTTATACCTGACGAAGATCCTAATTATACAAATGAGATTCTGACTCAAGCCTCCACGCTTGTATACGATAAGGAAACGGGGCAACTGATTGCAAATTGTCGTCTTTGTCTGCAGGATAATCAGGCTGCTGTATATAGCATAGGGGTTCGGCCGGCATATAGAGGAAGAGGGCTTGCTACACTGATGTTACAGAGAGCTTTGAATGCGCTTAAGGGTCAGTATCCCGTGCTGCGATTGTATGTGATGCAAGGAAATGATGCCGAGTCCGGATATCTGAATCTGGGCTTTATTGCGGGTGTACAGGAGATTCAGACGATGTATATTCCTGAGGAGGAATCACAATGA